In the Bacteroidales bacterium genome, TAAAATTCGTCCTATGCGCGAAATGATTTTAGCAAATGATGAAGCAGGTCGCCGCGAAGCTTTAGATAAACTATTGCCATTGCAACGTACCGACTTTGAAGGTATTTTTGGTGCAATGCATGATCTTCCTGTTACTGTTCGTTTGCTCGATCCACCATTGCATGAGTTTGTTCCTCACGAGGAAGAAAATCAAGCCGAAATGGCAAAAGAAATGGGGATTAGTGTTGAAGCGATTAAACAAAAAGTTGAAGACCTTCACGAATTTAACCCAATGCTTGGTCACCGTGGTTGTCGTTTAGGAAATACCTATCCTGAAATTACAGAGATGCAAGCACGTGCTATTATCGAAGCTTGCTTGAACTTGAAGGAAAAAGGCATTACTACTAAACCTGAGATTATGGTTCCTTTAACAGGTACTAAAGCAGAAATGAAAATGCAAGAGAAAATCGTTCGCACAACTGTTGAGAAAGTATTTGAAGAAAGAAATGATAGTATCGACTATATGGTTGGTACTATGATTGAAGTTCCTCGTGCTGCTTTAACTGCTGATGAAATGGCAGAATCTGCTGAATTTTTCTCCTTTGGAACAAACGACTTAACCCAAATGACTTTTGGTTATTCTCGTGATGATGCCGGTAAATTCTTACCTATTTATTTAGAAAAAGGATTATTAGAAAAGGACCCTTTCCAAGCGTTAGATCAGACCGGTGTTGGCAGTTTAATGAAAATTGCTGTTGAAAAAGGGCGTAAAACCAGACCAAATATCAAGATTGGCATTTGTGGTGAGCATGGTGGTGAGCCAAGTTCTGTTGAATTCTGTAATACTTTAGGATTTAACTATGTAAGTTGTTCGCCATTCCGCGTTCCTATTGCTCGTTTGGCTGCTGCTCAAGCAAATATTAAGCAAGCTACTTGGGATAAAGATAAAGCTGTAGATCAACTAAAAGATAGTACTAAAAATGTTGGTGATGTTTTAGGTGTTGAGTTTACAGAGCTTGAAAAAGAAGCCAGAAAAGCAGCTAAGGTTGCTCGCAAAGAAGCTGAAAAAGAAATCAAGCGTTTGCAATCTGAAGCTAAGGATGTACTTAAAAAACTAAAAAAAGAGTTGAAAAACTTTAAAAAATAGTATAAGTTCCTAATTCATTTAAGAGGGGTCACGTGAGTGATCCCTTTCTTTTTTTTATAAAACAGTATAAATAAAATGAATATAGGATTGTGCTATTACTGAGTATTTATGCTTGACTTTGGGTGTTTTTGTGATATCCTTTGTGATTATTTGTGACGAAAATTTAACCATAAAGTACATATTAAGGAAAACTGAGAAAAATTTAATTTTTAAACTGATTTTAATTTTTTACATTTGGCTATGAAGAAAACAGTTTCGTTAGTTTTATCGAGTGGTGGTGCAAGAGGGATTGCTCATATTGGTGTTATAGAAGAATTGGAAAATCGTGGCTATACCATAGGTTCTGTTTCAGGAACATCTATGGGTGCTTTAGTGGGTGGTATTTATGCCGCCGGAGGACTGAAACTTCTTAAAGAGTGGATGCTTACCCTTGATCGTTTAGAAGTTTTTAGCTTGGTTGATTTTACGCTAACACGCAGCGGAATGGTAAAAGGAGAGAAAGTATTAAAGGAAATGAGAAAACTTATTCCTGATAAAAATATCGAAGACTTTTCTATTCCTTATACTGCCATTGCAACCGATATTATAAACGATAAAGAAGTGGTTTTTGATAAAGGAAGTTTGTATAATGCAATTCGTGCTTCAATATCAATTCCTACTGTTTTTACTCCTTTCGAACATCAAGGGGTTAAAATGGTTGATGGAGGTGTTATCAATCCAATTCCACTAAATCGTGTTAAAAGAAGCGAAAATGACTTAGTTGTGGCTGTAGATGTAAATGCCAGAATTCCTTTTGTTTCTACAATAAGCAAAAAACAAATTGCTGAAGAAAATAGAATTAAAAAAGATAAGCGGTTCTCAAAATATATAAATCTTCTATCTGGGAGGATTAATGCTTTTATTCCCAAGCATGAAAAAGATAAACTGGGATATTTTAATCTAATGAATAAAACAACAAGCTTGATGGTGCATCAGCTTACAAGACAGTCTATTAAACAATATAAGCCTGATGTTTTAATAAATATACCACATCAAGCATTTGGTACATTTGATTTTTATAAGACAGCAGAAATTATCAAAATGGGAGAGGAGCTTACCCGAAAGACTTTAGATGATTTTGAGAATAAATAAGCGGAGAGACAGGGATTCGAACCCTGGGTCCGTTCGCACGAACAACGGTTTTCGAGACCGCCCCATTCGACCACTCTGGCATCTCTCCGAGGCTGCAAAAGTAGTAAAATTGTGAAATAAATATTATTTCTAATATTTAAAATTGCAAGACTATTTTTAATTGATCAAACCCAATTTATTCTAAGCTTCAGCTAATATTTTTGCCAAATTATAATTTATTGAAGCTATAAACCTTTAATTTTATTATATCGTTATAATTTTTTTTGAATAAAACTCATCCCACGCTCCGTCATAGCCGTAATGCTTAAAGAAGGATTAACGCCTGGATTAGCTGAAATAGCTGAGCCATCAAAAACATACATATTCTCATAGCCAAAAACTTTATGTTGACTATCAATTACACCTTGTTCAGCATCTTTTCCTATACAAGATCCACCCAAAATATGAGCCGTCGAAGGAGTTCCCATAATAGTTTCCGTAAATAAAACAACGGGTTTCCCATTAATAATTTCTCCAAATTGATGTGCTACTTTATGTGCTTCAGGAATAAATGGAGTGGGAGCTTTACCACTTGAAATTCTAGACTTGTAGCCAAAAAGCCAATGGTTCTTTAATTTTAGAGTGCTATCTAAATGTTGCATAAAAAGTAGAGTAGTCGATCGTTTGGCAAAGTCATCCACAAAATAAATCTTTAACCATTTTAATGGTGCTTTAAAGGGTTCAATAAACATTTTGCCAATCCGCTTAAAAAAGTTCCTTTCCAAAATCATGGGCGTAATTCCCAAGCGCCAAAAGCCGGAACCTTCTCCATAACGAACGGGCTCAAGATGGCTGTTTTCATCCAGTTCTAAAATAGAACCAATAGCAATTCCTTTGGAGAGGTTTCTATCTTTATCCAAAGTTACATCCATAATTAAAGCTTCGTTATTGGTACGAATCATTTCTCCAATACGTGGACTAAGATTGGGTAAGCTTTTCTTTTTGAGTTTTAAGAAGAGAGGAATAGTCCCTAAAACACCTCCGGCAAAAATCACTGATTGAGCTGTAAGCGATTTGCTTTTGCCAAAAAAGCTAGTTGCCTTTTTAAAACTGATACGGTAACCATTTTCACCACTTTCGCTGTTCAAAGGAATAACATCTTTAACTTGGTGTTCTGCAATAACTTCAACACCCATCTGTTCTGCTAAGTACAAATAATTCTTATCCAAAGAGTTTTTGGCATTATGACGGCAGCCTGTCATGCAGGCACCGCAAAATGTACAACCTGCTCTTTCCGGTCCTTTGCCATTAAAGAAAGGATCGGGAACGGTTTTTTCAGCCTCACCAAAAAACACACTGACTTTTGTTGGCTCAAAGCCTTTCTCTTTTCCGATTTTTTTTGCTAGTGCTTTTAATGCTAAATCACTTTCTTCCAGATTGGGATTAACCGCAGCTCCTAACATTTCCCAAGCCTTTTCATAATGAGGTTCTAATTCCTTTTCCCAATCGTTTAATTCAGCCCAAGAACCTGTATTGTAAAAAGCCTTTTTTGGTTTAGGTAAAGTGTTTGCGTAAACTAAAGAGCCTCCTCCAACACCAACACCACTTAATATGCTTGCATGTCTTAAAAAAGTTAGTTTTTGTATTCCATGAAATCCAAGTTGAGGTAGCCATAACCATTTTCTCAGATTCCAAGTGGTTTTTGCAAAATCATTGTCTTTAAAGCGTTTGCCTTTTTCAATAACTAAAACTTTATAGCCTTTTTCAGCCAATCTTAAAGCGGAAACAGAACCTCCAAAGCCGGAACCAATAATAATATAATCGTAGTCGTGAGTCATCCCGTAAAGGTAGGGAAGAAATTTAAATAGAAAAAATGGGGGATTTGTAAAAAGTATTTATCTACACACTATTTACTTATTTTTTACACTGAGTATTCTATTTGCTTTTTACAATTTCCTTGAAATTATCTGTTTTGGGTAGCTCGTTAAAATTATCAGCAATATTTATTGGAGGTGGTTTTAGTTTGCGTTTTGTCATATCTATCCAAGCACCGTCAACTGAGATAACAGCCGAGAGTTTCCCGTCTGATTTATAAATATGGTGAACCATCTGCCATCTTTCTCCATCGGCTGAAAGTCCTGAGATTTGAAGATCGACTTTAATCTTTTCACCCATTCTAACTTCTGAGAGAAAACGTGTTTCTTCTTTAAATAGAACCGGAGCGAGTTGTAGTTTTTCCATTTCTTCTAGGTTCAATCCGTTATCAGCCATAAAGGTTACGCGAACCTGTGCCGCATAATCGTTATAAGCGGTATGACGCATATGTCTATTGGGATCCATATCGGCCCAAATCACTTCAAATATTTTACTGTAGTTTTTCATAATGGATTTTGGTTTATGAGCTGTAAAATTAGAGTATAAAGTTGGAATATTATAATGTAAAAGTCAGCTTTTTAATGTAGATTTCTAAAATTTAGAATGATCTGTTATTGAAAATAAGTAGTACATTCGTGTCCTTAACGCATCTAAACTACCTGAATGAAAAAACGACTATTACTTACGCTCCTATCCTTATTTTTTATTTTGTCAGTATTTGCTCAAGTCGAGATGTCAGCATTGAGTTTTGGAGAAAAAAAACAATTGAGAAAAGCTTTAAAAGTTGAAGCCTACACGCTCGATGGAAATCAGCATAAAGGGTATTTGTATTATGCTGATTCGGACAATATTTATTTAACAGACAATCCTTTTGAAAATGGTAAGCTTACGGAGATTAAGTCCTTAGATTTATATCAAATAAAAGTGATAAGTCATATTCCTTTTGGAAAGCGTTTTTTAGGGGGAATTACCTTTTCTGCTGCAGTAATGGCAATATTAACAGCAGAAATGTATAGTCATGGCGATGCCATTATGATAGGTCCTGATTTTGTATTTATTGCAGGAACAGCTTTTTTTGGAACTCCCGTTGGTTTTTTATCAGCAGCTATATTTCCAAAAGAGCGAACCGATTTTGAGTATATAACGGATGGGCAGGACGAGGCTTTTAAGATAACTTCAACGTTTTTTGAAAAAAGACGGTTTACGTCTATTCACCCCAATACAGAATATGTTGAGGAACTTCATATTGTTAAAAATGATGAAGGTTTGAAGAATGTATTAGAGCCTTTAAAATCACTGCATCCTGAAGCCATAAGGAGTTTTCATCTTATGTTTGGTACTTCTTTTACAATAAATAATTTAGGTAAGCAATTGGGGGGAGTATTTTCGGATACTCAGGGACTTGAGACTGGGTATTATCGTTCAGATAGAATCAGTTTAACAGGAAAATTACAATTTAATGTGAATGATCATATTCGTCCTTATTTGAGTTTTACTTTTGGTGAAACGGGATATGCTAGCGGCGAATTGCTTCCGGAAAGGGATGAACCTGAATATATTTATAATGATTATTCTATCTCTTATGGCCATTTGGGTGCTGATTATGTTTTGAATCCGATAAATAATATGGGATTGTCTTCTTTTGAGTTTTCAATAAACGGAGGATTGAGCTTTGCAAAGCTTAATTATGATTATACTTCGGGTCAGACAGGTTTCTTCTCTCAACCTAAAAACACATCTTATACAAGTTTTGGACTTCAGTTAGGTGGAAGAGTGGATTATTATATCTCACGCAGTTTATCGATAAATCTCGGACTTACAACAGATATCATGTATCCAATTAAATTGGATGATATGCATTATGAATCGGCTACAGCTGGATCTTTAGTCTTTGATGGAGGGTGGTTCAATACTTCGAACGGACAAATACATTTTGGTTTAAGTCTTCACTTATAAAATCTACTATGAGGAAATATATGATATTGATTTTACCGAAAATAATTTAAAAGTGTAAGGGGTGAAAAGAGATACCGTTTTCGCTATTATATTCCAAAGTAGGAAAAGGGATTTTAACTACACTAACAATATCTAAAAGCATTTTAAGAAATTCAGATTTGGTGTGTATTCGACTTAAATCTACATCGAGCGATAAATAATATTGACGTGTTCTGTTAAATGTTGGAATAATAGAACTATTTGAAATAGAGTTTGAATAAGTATTTAGCATTCCTTTTGCGCCATATCCAAAAGCAATATTCAACCATTTGGGTATTTTGGTTTCTTGTTTTAGAAAAGAAGCAATATTTACAGATAACCAATATGTTTGTCCGTTATAATCTTTTAAAACTCTTTCTTGAAAATTAGCTCCTAAAACGGCTGGATTAAATTCTGCATATTCACTTGGGAAATAAGAAAATTTAAGACTAATACGTTGCTCTTTCCATAGAATCTGTTGTCCGGCAAAAATAGCTGTCCCTGCAATATTTGCCCCAAAGTCGCCCCAAGAAAAACCCCAGTTTGTAGAAAGTCCATCAAGTATTTCAACGCTTGTTTGAAAAGTTAAACCTGCTAAACTACCTATAAATAAAGCTTTATTGTCGGTCATTCCCGACCATTTAAAAATAGTATAACTGCTTTTTGCTAAATGATAAGTTGTAGTGCTATGACCAACTTTATCAACTTGTAGCCAAGCCGCATTATCGTTTAAAGTATGAAAGGAAGATTGCGGATAATTTTTATACCATAAAAAATATAAAGCTGTCATTCCGCCGGCATAAGTTGTTCCTGCAGCTGTTAGTGTTGGAATAAGTCGTTTGTTGCGGATTTGTGTGCTGTCTTGTTGAGCGGAAATAGGAGTAGAGGTGAAAAGAAAAATAGCAAGTACAATGGGTGTTAAACAATTTTTATAAAACTTGTATTTGCTATTTTTCACTTTTTTAGTATTTATTTAATTAGCTGAAACTCTTGATAATATCAGTTGATTCAGTAACAATTTTATCTAATAATTCTGTTGTTTTTGCTTCGGCTAAGAAACGTAAATAAGGCTCTGTATTTGATGGACGAATATTTAACCACCAATCAGCAAATTCTATACGGTAACCATCAAAATCGTAAAAAGCATCCGGTGTTCCTTGACTTTTAAAGTGTGCAATAACTGCATCCATTGCCTCTTGCTTTTTCTCAATTTTAAAATTGATTTCTCCTGAATTCTTATAAACTTCTATTTCTGCAATGGCTTCCGATAAAGAAATGCCTTGCTTTTTAAGATCACTTAGGATATTTAGAATTAGGCTTGCAGCCATTAAACCGGAATCGGAATAGAAAAACTCTTTAAAATAATAATGTCCAGCTAATTCACCACCAAATAAACCGTCAATTTCTCTGAGTTTTAGTGCGGCATAAGCACGACCAACACGCCACATATGCATTTCGCCATTGAATTTAGCAATATATTCACCCACAGCTTTTGAAGTGCGTATATCTTGTAAAACACGAACACCTTCTTTTTTCTCTTTTAAGAAATGGTTGGCTAAAAATGCAATCATTAAATCTGGCGAGATAAATCTTGAATTTTCATCCACAAACATTACACGATCTGCATCACCATCAAAAATAACTCCAATATCGGCTTTGGTTTTCTCGACTAATTTTTGAGCATCTACAATATTCTCAGGTTTTAAAGGATTTGCTTCGTGATTGGGAAATGTTCCGTCAAGATCTTCAAAAATATAATGAGGATTATCGCCTAAAATGTCACGAATAAACAATCCGGCCATTCCGTTAGATACATCAACAGCTATATTTAGATTAGAAATGTCATTTAGTTTTTCTTTCTGAAAAGCAAGATAATCGTTTCTAAAATCATTTTCAATAATTTTACCTTTTAGTGTTACAGGCTCAATTTTTTCATTTAAAACCATTTGTTCTAAATCGCTTAATCCGCTGTCGTAGCCAACAGGCAAAGCATTGCTCGCAGAAACTTTTAACCCATTATATTCTTTTGGATTATGTGAGGCTGTAATCATAACGGAAGCATCAAAACCATATTGAGCTGTTCCCCAATAAATCATAGGAGTTGTTGCTAAGCCTGTATTGTAAACATCTGCTCCACTATCGGTAATACCTTTACATAAGTATTCAAATATTTCTATAGAAGAGGTGCGTACGTCACGCCCTATAAGTACCTTGTTTGTTTTTAAAAGGCGAGGAATAAAAAAACCAACCTTATAAACATCGTCTTTGTTAAAATCGCGGTTATAGACACCGCGAATGTCGTAAGCTTTAAAAGCATTCATAGTATTATAATTTTGTTAAAATTTTGTTCCTATTTGAGATAGTATTTCGCGTATGATAGTTTGCTCGTAAACGCCACAGTTATCAATATGAACTTCCATTATAGTTCTAAATGCTGCCGCTTCGGCTTTATTTAAGCTGATTTTGTTTTTCTTTTTTAAATCTTGAAAGCGATTAATCATTTTTTTAAGTACTCTGCCTAAAAGAAAACGTGCCATTATCTCTTTATCGGGATCCTCGCCATAAAGTTTTTTGATACTTAACATGCACTGTGCCAGTGCGGAAAACTGACTGGCTGTTAGGTCGAGTTTTATTTTATCATTCATATTGCGAACTTAAATACTCTGCAAAGATATTCCTTCCTGATGAGTTTTAAAAATTTATAATGATTCTAAACATAGAGCGTAACTTTCAGTAAATCAGCCGGTAAACGCATTTTGTGAAAGGCGTAGTATTTTCAAATTGACTATAACTATGTCGTTATCAATTAGTTATATATAAAAAAATAGCTTGTATATGAAGTGCTTCATAATTAAATTTGTTCATACTTTTGCGCATCAATAAGGGTTTAATAATAAACCTTACTAAAACTTTGAAATGTGAACGAAGTACTGATTTATGCAGTTGGTTCTTTAGGTGCTATAGGTGTTGTTGCCGCCATTATTTTATATTTTGTCGCGCAAAAATTTAAAGTCTATGAAGATCCTAGAATCGATGAAGTAGAAGAAGCATTACCGAGTGCAAACTGTGGTGGATGTGGATATGCAGGTTGTCGTGCCTTTGCTGAGGGAATAGTAAAAGCCGGAAATATGGAAGGCTTTAATTGTCCGGTCGGTGGTGCTAAAGTGATGGAGCAAGTAGCAGGGATTTTAAATTTGGTGGCTGAGGTTGCTGAACCACAGATTGCTGTTGTTCGTTGTAATGGTTCTTTGGCTAATTCACCCAAAAAGGTAGAGTACGACGGAATTTCAACTTGTGCTTCGGCACATGTGCTTTATGCCGGAGATGGAGGATGCTCTTACGGTTGTTTAGGATTAGCGGATTGTGTTGCTGCTTGCGAGTTTGATGCTATTCATATGAATCCTGAAACGGGTTTGCCTGTAGTAGATGTTAATTGTGTGGCTTGTGGCGCTTGCGTCGAAGCTTGTCCACGTGATATTATTGAGCTCAGAAATGTGGGTAAAAAAGAACGCCGCATCTTTGTTTCTTGTGTAAACGAAGAGAAAGGTGCTCCTGCCAAAAAGAATTGTACCGTTGCCTGTATTGGATGTGCAAAGTGTTTTAATGTTTGTGCATTCGATGCTATTGAGATGAAAAATAACCGTGCTTACATAGATTACGAAAAATGTAAACTTTGTAGGAAATGTGTGACTGTTTGTCCTACTGATGCTATTCATGAGATTAATTTTCCTGTTCGTAAACTTATAGTTAAAGAAGAAAAGGAAAAGGCAAAAAAAACTGTTGAAGCAAAGAAAGTAACTGAAACAGTTAGCTCAAAGGCGAGTGCCAATGAGAAAAAAGAAGAAGTAAATAAAACTAAAGAGTCATAAAATATTCTCTTAAAAAAACTAAAGGGAAAACCTATGAAAACCTTTAAACTAGGAGGTGTTCACCCACCTGAAAATAAATTATCTACTGAGGCAGTTATAGAAACTCTCATGATTCCTAAGCAAGTTGTAGTGCCTGTTGGTCAGCATCTTGGGGCTCCTGCAACTCCGGTTGTAAAGCGAGGCGAAGAAGTGAAAGTTGGTCAGTTAATAGCTAAGTCAAGTGGATTTATCTCTGCAAATATTCACTCTCCGGTTTCCGGTAAAGTGTTTAAAATTGATAATGTATACGATGCAAGCGGTTTTCGCCGTCCATCTGTAATTATAAATGTAGAAGGTGATGAGTGGTTAGATACTATTGATCGTTCTGATGATATTGATTCTGATATCAAATTAAGCCCAAAAGAAATTACAGATAAGCTAAACGAAATGGGTATTGTAGGACTTGGCGGTGCTACTTTTCCATCTTTTGTTAAGCTGATGATTCCAGATGGCAAAAAAGTCGATTACTTGATTATTAACGGTGTTGAATGTGAGCCTTACCTTACTTCTGATCATCGACTGATGATGGAAAAAGGCGAGGAGATGCTTATAGGAGTTACGATACTAATGAAGGCTTTAAATACCAAAAAAGCAATGATTGGTATAGAAAACAATAAAGCTGACGCTATTGAACATCTTCAGAAATTAGTTGTTAAATATAACGGTATAAGTATTCACCCACTAAAAGTAAAATATCCTCAGGGAGGTGAAAAGCAGCTGATAAAAGCATTAACTGGCAGAGAAGTTCCATCAGGAAAATTACCATTGGAAGTTGGATGTGTTGTAAATAATGTTGGGACAGCATTTGCCGTTTATGAAGCTGTACAAAAAAACAAACCGCTGTTTGAGCGTGTAGTTACTATTACCGGCAAGTCGGTAAAAAAACCTTCAAATTTCTTAGTTAGAGTAGGGACTCCTATTAAATACTTAATTGAAGCAGCTCAAGGATTGCCTGAAGATACCGGTAAAATTATTAGTGGTGGCCCAATGATGGGAAAAGCGGTATTAAATACCGATATCCCTGTTGTTAAAGGTACATCGGGTATCCTTTTAATGGCTGATGCTGATGCTAAGCGTGGAGAGGTTAATACCTGTATCCGTTGTGCAAAATGTGTAGAGGCTTGCCCTATGGGATTAGAGCCCTTCTTGCTTTCAAAATCGTCTAAGCTTGCTAAGTTTGATGTTGTAGAAAAAGAATTGGTAATGGATTGTATAGAATGTGGCTCGTGCTCTTACACTTGTCCATCTAATATTCCATTGCTCGATTATATCCGCTTAGGAAAAAATAAAGTGGGTCAGATAATTAGAAACAGAAATCAGAAATAAGATACCGTATGAGTTTATTATCTATTTCGGCATCTCCACACGTTCATGGAGATAATTCAGTAAAAAAGATTATGTGGGGAGTAGTTATAGCAATGGTTCCGGCCTTGCTAGTCTCTATTTACTATTTTGGTCTTGATGCTATTAGAGTCACATTGATAGCCGTTTCGGCTTCATTGTTTTTTGAATGGTTTTTTCAAAAATACCTGATAAAAGGACCCGAGACCTATATGGATGGTTCTGCTGTTATTACAGGTCTTTTACTGGCGTTTAATGTACCCTCTAATTTACCCTGGTGGATTATTGTGATAGGTGCACTTGTTGCTATTGGAATTGGAAAAATGTCTTTTGGAGGTATTGGGAAGAATGTTTTTAATCCGGCTTTAGTGGGTCGTGTTTTCTTATTGATTTCTTTTCCTGTTCAAATGACATCGTGGCCAAAAATTAGTCCAATAACAAATGGAATAGCCGATGCTATCACAGGACCAACACCTTTGGGAATTGTTAAAGAGGGTTTGGATGCAGGTTTAACTGTAGATCAAGTTATGGCACAAGTGCCGTCGTTTATGCAACAGTTTATTGGAGGTATAGGGGGCTCGCTTGGAGAAGTATCTGCTTTAGCAATACTGCTTGGTGGCTTTTGTCTTCTCAGAAGAAAAATTATTACTTGGGAAATCCCTGTTAGTATTCTTTTAACAGTTTTGGTTTTTTCCGGTATTTTTTGGTTGATAGATCCAACACATTATGTAAATCCTATTTTTCACTTGCTAACTGGAGGAATGATGTTAGGTGCTATTTTTATGGCTACTGATATGGTTTCTTCACCAATGTCGAGAAATGGTCAACTTGCATATGGCGTGGGTATTGGTTTAATAACGGTTATCATTCGTACTTGGGGTGCATATCCCGAAGGAATGTCGTTCGCTATTTTGCTTATGAATGCCGTTACACCATTATTAAATAATGTTTTTAAACCAAAACGATTTGGGAGGAATTAATTATGGCTGCTAAAACAAAATCCACATTTTTAAATATGGTTATAGCTCTTTTTGTAGTAACTGCCGTGGCTGGCTTGGCTTTGGGTAGTGTCTATAATCTGACGAAAGAGCCTATCGCGATAGCAAATCAAAAGAAATTAAACGATGCTATTAAAGCTGTTCTTCCTAATTTTGATACAATTCAAAAAATTAAGGTAGCAGTTGAAGGTACTTCTGATAGTTTACAGTTTTATGTTGCTTCTAAGGATAGTAAATATATTGGAACCGCTGTAGAAACATTTACAATGAAAGGTTTTGCCGGATTGGTAAGGCTTATGGTTGGTTTTC is a window encoding:
- a CDS encoding RnfABCDGE type electron transport complex subunit D → MSLLSISASPHVHGDNSVKKIMWGVVIAMVPALLVSIYYFGLDAIRVTLIAVSASLFFEWFFQKYLIKGPETYMDGSAVITGLLLAFNVPSNLPWWIIVIGALVAIGIGKMSFGGIGKNVFNPALVGRVFLLISFPVQMTSWPKISPITNGIADAITGPTPLGIVKEGLDAGLTVDQVMAQVPSFMQQFIGGIGGSLGEVSALAILLGGFCLLRRKIITWEIPVSILLTVLVFSGIFWLIDPTHYVNPIFHLLTGGMMLGAIFMATDMVSSPMSRNGQLAYGVGIGLITVIIRTWGAYPEGMSFAILLMNAVTPLLNNVFKPKRFGRN
- a CDS encoding patatin-like phospholipase family protein; protein product: MKKTVSLVLSSGGARGIAHIGVIEELENRGYTIGSVSGTSMGALVGGIYAAGGLKLLKEWMLTLDRLEVFSLVDFTLTRSGMVKGEKVLKEMRKLIPDKNIEDFSIPYTAIATDIINDKEVVFDKGSLYNAIRASISIPTVFTPFEHQGVKMVDGGVINPIPLNRVKRSENDLVVAVDVNARIPFVSTISKKQIAEENRIKKDKRFSKYINLLSGRINAFIPKHEKDKLGYFNLMNKTTSLMVHQLTRQSIKQYKPDVLINIPHQAFGTFDFYKTAEIIKMGEELTRKTLDDFENK
- a CDS encoding RnfABCDGE type electron transport complex subunit B, which gives rise to MNEVLIYAVGSLGAIGVVAAIILYFVAQKFKVYEDPRIDEVEEALPSANCGGCGYAGCRAFAEGIVKAGNMEGFNCPVGGAKVMEQVAGILNLVAEVAEPQIAVVRCNGSLANSPKKVEYDGISTCASAHVLYAGDGGCSYGCLGLADCVAACEFDAIHMNPETGLPVVDVNCVACGACVEACPRDIIELRNVGKKERRIFVSCVNEEKGAPAKKNCTVACIGCAKCFNVCAFDAIEMKNNRAYIDYEKCKLCRKCVTVCPTDAIHEINFPVRKLIVKEEKEKAKKTVEAKKVTETVSSKASANEKKEEVNKTKES
- the rsxC gene encoding electron transport complex subunit RsxC gives rise to the protein MKTFKLGGVHPPENKLSTEAVIETLMIPKQVVVPVGQHLGAPATPVVKRGEEVKVGQLIAKSSGFISANIHSPVSGKVFKIDNVYDASGFRRPSVIINVEGDEWLDTIDRSDDIDSDIKLSPKEITDKLNEMGIVGLGGATFPSFVKLMIPDGKKVDYLIINGVECEPYLTSDHRLMMEKGEEMLIGVTILMKALNTKKAMIGIENNKADAIEHLQKLVVKYNGISIHPLKVKYPQGGEKQLIKALTGREVPSGKLPLEVGCVVNNVGTAFAVYEAVQKNKPLFERVVTITGKSVKKPSNFLVRVGTPIKYLIEAAQGLPEDTGKIISGGPMMGKAVLNTDIPVVKGTSGILLMADADAKRGEVNTCIRCAKCVEACPMGLEPFLLSKSSKLAKFDVVEKELVMDCIECGSCSYTCPSNIPLLDYIRLGKNKVGQIIRNRNQK
- a CDS encoding phosphomannomutase/phosphoglucomutase encodes the protein MNAFKAYDIRGVYNRDFNKDDVYKVGFFIPRLLKTNKVLIGRDVRTSSIEIFEYLCKGITDSGADVYNTGLATTPMIYWGTAQYGFDASVMITASHNPKEYNGLKVSASNALPVGYDSGLSDLEQMVLNEKIEPVTLKGKIIENDFRNDYLAFQKEKLNDISNLNIAVDVSNGMAGLFIRDILGDNPHYIFEDLDGTFPNHEANPLKPENIVDAQKLVEKTKADIGVIFDGDADRVMFVDENSRFISPDLMIAFLANHFLKEKKEGVRVLQDIRTSKAVGEYIAKFNGEMHMWRVGRAYAALKLREIDGLFGGELAGHYYFKEFFYSDSGLMAASLILNILSDLKKQGISLSEAIAEIEVYKNSGEINFKIEKKQEAMDAVIAHFKSQGTPDAFYDFDGYRIEFADWWLNIRPSNTEPYLRFLAEAKTTELLDKIVTESTDIIKSFS
- a CDS encoding DUF2279 domain-containing protein → MKNSKYKFYKNCLTPIVLAIFLFTSTPISAQQDSTQIRNKRLIPTLTAAGTTYAGGMTALYFLWYKNYPQSSFHTLNDNAAWLQVDKVGHSTTTYHLAKSSYTIFKWSGMTDNKALFIGSLAGLTFQTSVEILDGLSTNWGFSWGDFGANIAGTAIFAGQQILWKEQRISLKFSYFPSEYAEFNPAVLGANFQERVLKDYNGQTYWLSVNIASFLKQETKIPKWLNIAFGYGAKGMLNTYSNSISNSSIIPTFNRTRQYYLSLDVDLSRIHTKSEFLKMLLDIVSVVKIPFPTLEYNSENGISFHPLHF
- a CDS encoding GMC family oxidoreductase, whose amino-acid sequence is MTHDYDYIIIGSGFGGSVSALRLAEKGYKVLVIEKGKRFKDNDFAKTTWNLRKWLWLPQLGFHGIQKLTFLRHASILSGVGVGGGSLVYANTLPKPKKAFYNTGSWAELNDWEKELEPHYEKAWEMLGAAVNPNLEESDLALKALAKKIGKEKGFEPTKVSVFFGEAEKTVPDPFFNGKGPERAGCTFCGACMTGCRHNAKNSLDKNYLYLAEQMGVEVIAEHQVKDVIPLNSESGENGYRISFKKATSFFGKSKSLTAQSVIFAGGVLGTIPLFLKLKKKSLPNLSPRIGEMIRTNNEALIMDVTLDKDRNLSKGIAIGSILELDENSHLEPVRYGEGSGFWRLGITPMILERNFFKRIGKMFIEPFKAPLKWLKIYFVDDFAKRSTTLLFMQHLDSTLKLKNHWLFGYKSRISSGKAPTPFIPEAHKVAHQFGEIINGKPVVLFTETIMGTPSTAHILGGSCIGKDAEQGVIDSQHKVFGYENMYVFDGSAISANPGVNPSLSITAMTERGMSFIQKKL
- a CDS encoding thioesterase family protein; amino-acid sequence: MKNYSKIFEVIWADMDPNRHMRHTAYNDYAAQVRVTFMADNGLNLEEMEKLQLAPVLFKEETRFLSEVRMGEKIKVDLQISGLSADGERWQMVHHIYKSDGKLSAVISVDGAWIDMTKRKLKPPPINIADNFNELPKTDNFKEIVKSK